In Amyelois transitella isolate CPQ chromosome 3, ilAmyTran1.1, whole genome shotgun sequence, a single genomic region encodes these proteins:
- the LOC106140155 gene encoding cytochrome b-c1 complex subunit 7, with protein sequence MALRTTGVAFSSLKRWAYNLSGFNKYGLLRDDLLHETEDVKEALRRLPDSIVDERNYRLVRAMQLSIQKSILPKDEWTKYEEDKLYLSPIVDQVKKEREEREKWESEY encoded by the exons ATGGCACTTAGAACTACTGGGGTTGCTTTTA GCAGTCTTAAGAGGTGGGCTTATAACCTTTCTGGATTTAACAAATACG GTCTTCTCCGTGATGACTTACTCCATGAAACTGAAGATGTGAAAGAAGCCCTCCGTCGCCTCCCTGACTCAATTGTAGACGAGCGCAACTACAGACTGGTCCGTGCCATGCAACTCTCCATACAGAAGAGTATTCTGCCCAAAGATGAGTGGACCAAGTATGAGGAAGACAAACTCTACTTGTCTCCTATCGTAGACCAGGTCAAGAAAGAGAGGGAAGAACGGGAGAAGTGGGAAAGTGAATACTAA
- the LOC106140164 gene encoding uncharacterized protein LOC106140164 — translation MQSDCRDCLGIRFRINSLHQTWKWLHQTIALHEYLISLSAADTDAHCSKFLLKH, via the coding sequence ATGCAAAGTGACTGTCGAGACTGTCTGGGAATTCGTTTTCGAATTAACAGCCTGCACCAGACCTGGAAGTGGTTGCATCAAACAATCGCCCTCCACGAATACCTCATCTCCCTCTCGGCGGCTGACACAGATGCCCATTGTTCTAAGTTCTTGTTGAAGCACTAG
- the LOC106140163 gene encoding lipoyltransferase 1, mitochondrial isoform X2, whose protein sequence is MAQTVMKGFTVSGVVMALTRRASVRSLATATSKKVGGKKKENELPPEGEVTKSVFMSQSTDIYTNLALEDWMYRNMDFSRHHVMMVWRNEPCVVIGRHQNPWLEANVPLLSEREIALARRNSGGGTVYHDRGNLNITFFTPRERYDRKYNLELVKRALYREFGIKSIINERQDIVVRDKYKISGTAAKLGRLTGYHHCTLLVNANKADLSKALAKRETNATASTPSPVLNLAELTSRVTVEALQTALGYEYLRTPAVSLHDGGQEQIAKQRGFQFVNPTDEWFPGLAELKNELQTWDWCFGRTPDFTVSRTFPVPFELLAPSKVYSASQELIINMTVVKGLIDDVTLSIPPGLVESGFHGEASVITHLKGKRFTSEALTALQEAMLTRHLGSEEKKLDDKEQFVAKCFDQVVNTV, encoded by the exons ATGGCTCAAACAGTGATGAAAGGATTCACAGTCAGTGGTGTAGTGATGGCACTGACCAGAAGGGCTAGTGTCCGTAGTCTGGCCACTGCTACCAGTAAGAAAGTGGGGGGTAAGAAGAAGGAAAATGAATTGCCGCCCGAGGGGGAGGTTACCAAGTCTGTGTTCATGTCTCAATCTACTGACATCTACACCAATTTGGCTCTTGAGGACTGGATGTACCGCAATATGGACTTTAGTCGCCACCATGTGATGATGGTTTGGAGAAATGAGCCTTGTGTCGTCATTGGAAGACATCAAAACCCTTGGCTAGAAGCAAATGTCCCATTGCTCTCCGAGAGGGAAATAGCTCTTGCCCGCCGAAACAGTGGCGGGGGCACTGTGTACCATGACCGCGGCAACCTCAACATCACTTTCTTCACACCACGCGAGAGGTATGACAGGAAGTACAACTTGGAACTGGTCAAAAGAGCATTATACAGAGAATTTGGAATCAAGTCCATCATCAATGAGCGACAGGACATTGTTGTTCGTGACAAATATAAA ATATCCGGAACAGCAGCAAAGCTTGGACGTCTCACGGGGTACCACCATTGCACACTTCTAGTCAATGCCAACAAGGCAGATCTCAGTAAAGCCCTCGCTAAGCGTGAG ACGAACGCGACCGCGTCCACCCCGTCGCCGGTGCTGAACCTGGCGGAGTTGACCAGCCGGGTGACGGTGGAGGCGCTGCAGACGGCGCTGGGCTACGAGTACCTGCGCACTCCTGCGGTCAGCCTCCACGACGGCGGGCAGGAGCAGATCGCTAAGCAACGAGGATTCCAGTTCGTGAATCCTACGGATGAATGGTTCCCGG gtCTCGCGGAACTGAAGAATGAACTTCAGACCTGGGACTGGTGTTTCGGCAGGACCCCAGACTTCACAGTCAGTCGCACTTTCCCTGTGCCATTCGAGCTATTAGCTCCGTCTAAAGTGTACTCTGCCTCACAAGAACTGATAATCAATATGACTGTAGTCAAAGGACTGATTGATGACGTCACATTAAGTATCCCGCCGGGTCTAGTCGAGTCGGGATTCCACGGGGAAGCTTCAGTCATCACGCACCTGAAAGGAAAGAGGTTCACTTCCGAAGCGCTGACCGCTCTGCAAGAGGCTATGCTGACGCGGCATTTGGGCAGTGAAGAAAAGAAGTTGGACGATAAGGAACAGTTTGTAGCCAAATGTTTCGACCAAGTGGTAAATACCGTGTAA
- the LOC106140154 gene encoding sorting nexin-17 isoform X1: MHFSIPDLQQFHDDNGISYTGYNIYIDGFFHCTARYKQLLSLHEQMQTQNPHTKLPQFPPKKLFLTSSQLEERRILLEKYIQLVGQNPVLANSNLLITFLFSAQQETHSVRMHEVDIEISLMNGYRIPLSVSSTDSSSTILDIACNYINLPKELSKYFSLYLFNWSCAKDGQPALKKLEDYESPYISQKYVRPEDKIVLRKSYWDPCYDVDLMIDRVSLDLLYLQIIEDLDLGWITADLQTKEILSSYEAKKQKREYVELARSLRHYGRVPAGLASTEAVNVGGSSSDPCRVRVSLASKELTLTSVAQGREQRYKVTRMRCWRITTLHTMERPHANGHGLLEDSNKNYELSFEYLISKDNLKWITLKTEHATFISVCLQSIVDELMRQKNGSGPTSPRSKRGSVTFLRRDGSSQLITPSSSSDTLSYNGDSCTSSSSREIFSVQKLTEKFASVAFKTGRDCVENNAFEAIGDDEL; the protein is encoded by the exons ATGCATTTCTCAATTCCTGACCTGCAACAGTTTCACGACGACAATGGAATCTCATACACT ggatataatatttacattgatGGATTTTTCCACTGTACTGCCCGCTACAAACAGTTGCTTAGTTTACATGAACAGATGCAAACACAAAATCCTCATACAAAATTACCACAGTTTCCACCGAAGAAATTGTTTCTAACAAGTTCCCAATTGGAAGAGAGGCGCATTCTcttagaaaaatacatacagttAG TTGGCCAAAACCCTGTTCTGGCAAATTCCAATCTATTAATCACATTCCTATTCTCTGCTCAGCAAGAAACCCACTCTGTACGGATGCATGAAGTAGATATAGAAATTTCACTCATGAATGGTTACAGAATACCTCTCTCAGTATCCTCCACAGACTCCTCTAGTACAATACTGGATATAGCctgtaattatataaacttgCCTAAAGAATTGTCTAAATATTTCTcgttatatttattcaattggAGCTGTGCGAAAGATGGGCAGCcagcattaaaaaaattggaggATTATGAATCTCCTTATATCTCACAAAAGTATGTTAGGCCTGAAGATAAAATTGTCTTGAGAAAAAG TTATTGGGATCCATGTTATGATGTCGATCTGatgatagacagagtcagcttGGACTTATTGTATCTACAAATAATTGAAGACTTGGACTTGGGATGGATCACAGCAGACTTGCAGACCAAGGAAATATTATCATCATATGAAGCAAAGAAACAAAAGAGAGAG TATGTTGAACTGGCGCGGAGTCTGCGCCATTACGGCAGGGTGCCCGCAGGCCTGGCGTCCACCGAGGCGGTGAATGTCGGGGGCAGCAGCTCAGATCCGTGCCGTGTGCGGGTGTCCTTAGCTTCCAAGGAGTTGACGCTGACGAGCGTCGCCCAGGGAAGGGAACAACGGTACAAGGTCACTAGGATGCGGTGCTGGAGGATTACCACGTTGCACAcc ATGGAGAGGCCACACGCAAATGGTCATGGTCTTTTAGAAGACTCCAATAAAAATTACGAGCTGTCATTTGAGTATCTCATTAGTAAGGACAATTTGAAATGGATAACCTTGAAGACAGAACATGCTACGTTTATAAGCGTTTGTTTGCAg TCGATTGTGGACGAGCTGATGCGTCAGAAGAACGGGTCGGGCCCCACGTCTCCCCGCAGCAAGCGCGGCAGCGTGACGTTCCTGCGCCGCGACGGCTCCAGCCAACTCATCACGCCGTCGTCCTCCAGCGACACGCTCAGCTAT AACGGAGACTCGTGCACTTCAAGCAGTTCAAGAGAGATATTCTCAGTTCAGAAATTGACTGAGAAATTTGCGTCCGTTGCCTTCAAAACCGGCAGAGACTGTGTCGAGAACAATGCGTTTGAAGCTATAGGAGATGACGAACTATAG
- the LOC106140154 gene encoding sorting nexin-17 isoform X2: protein MQTQNPHTKLPQFPPKKLFLTSSQLEERRILLEKYIQLVGQNPVLANSNLLITFLFSAQQETHSVRMHEVDIEISLMNGYRIPLSVSSTDSSSTILDIACNYINLPKELSKYFSLYLFNWSCAKDGQPALKKLEDYESPYISQKYVRPEDKIVLRKSYWDPCYDVDLMIDRVSLDLLYLQIIEDLDLGWITADLQTKEILSSYEAKKQKREYVELARSLRHYGRVPAGLASTEAVNVGGSSSDPCRVRVSLASKELTLTSVAQGREQRYKVTRMRCWRITTLHTMERPHANGHGLLEDSNKNYELSFEYLISKDNLKWITLKTEHATFISVCLQSIVDELMRQKNGSGPTSPRSKRGSVTFLRRDGSSQLITPSSSSDTLSYNGDSCTSSSSREIFSVQKLTEKFASVAFKTGRDCVENNAFEAIGDDEL, encoded by the exons ATGCAAACACAAAATCCTCATACAAAATTACCACAGTTTCCACCGAAGAAATTGTTTCTAACAAGTTCCCAATTGGAAGAGAGGCGCATTCTcttagaaaaatacatacagttAG TTGGCCAAAACCCTGTTCTGGCAAATTCCAATCTATTAATCACATTCCTATTCTCTGCTCAGCAAGAAACCCACTCTGTACGGATGCATGAAGTAGATATAGAAATTTCACTCATGAATGGTTACAGAATACCTCTCTCAGTATCCTCCACAGACTCCTCTAGTACAATACTGGATATAGCctgtaattatataaacttgCCTAAAGAATTGTCTAAATATTTCTcgttatatttattcaattggAGCTGTGCGAAAGATGGGCAGCcagcattaaaaaaattggaggATTATGAATCTCCTTATATCTCACAAAAGTATGTTAGGCCTGAAGATAAAATTGTCTTGAGAAAAAG TTATTGGGATCCATGTTATGATGTCGATCTGatgatagacagagtcagcttGGACTTATTGTATCTACAAATAATTGAAGACTTGGACTTGGGATGGATCACAGCAGACTTGCAGACCAAGGAAATATTATCATCATATGAAGCAAAGAAACAAAAGAGAGAG TATGTTGAACTGGCGCGGAGTCTGCGCCATTACGGCAGGGTGCCCGCAGGCCTGGCGTCCACCGAGGCGGTGAATGTCGGGGGCAGCAGCTCAGATCCGTGCCGTGTGCGGGTGTCCTTAGCTTCCAAGGAGTTGACGCTGACGAGCGTCGCCCAGGGAAGGGAACAACGGTACAAGGTCACTAGGATGCGGTGCTGGAGGATTACCACGTTGCACAcc ATGGAGAGGCCACACGCAAATGGTCATGGTCTTTTAGAAGACTCCAATAAAAATTACGAGCTGTCATTTGAGTATCTCATTAGTAAGGACAATTTGAAATGGATAACCTTGAAGACAGAACATGCTACGTTTATAAGCGTTTGTTTGCAg TCGATTGTGGACGAGCTGATGCGTCAGAAGAACGGGTCGGGCCCCACGTCTCCCCGCAGCAAGCGCGGCAGCGTGACGTTCCTGCGCCGCGACGGCTCCAGCCAACTCATCACGCCGTCGTCCTCCAGCGACACGCTCAGCTAT AACGGAGACTCGTGCACTTCAAGCAGTTCAAGAGAGATATTCTCAGTTCAGAAATTGACTGAGAAATTTGCGTCCGTTGCCTTCAAAACCGGCAGAGACTGTGTCGAGAACAATGCGTTTGAAGCTATAGGAGATGACGAACTATAG
- the LOC106140163 gene encoding lipoyltransferase 1, mitochondrial isoform X1, whose protein sequence is MAQTVMKGFTVSGVVMALTRRASVRSLATATSKKVGGKKKENELPPEGEVTKSVFMSQSTDIYTNLALEDWMYRNMDFSRHHVMMVWRNEPCVVIGRHQNPWLEANVPLLSEREIALARRNSGGGTVYHDRGNLNITFFTPRERYDRKYNLELVKRALYREFGIKSIINERQDIVVRDKYKISGTAAKLGRLTGYHHCTLLVNANKADLSKALAKREHGIQTNATASTPSPVLNLAELTSRVTVEALQTALGYEYLRTPAVSLHDGGQEQIAKQRGFQFVNPTDEWFPGLAELKNELQTWDWCFGRTPDFTVSRTFPVPFELLAPSKVYSASQELIINMTVVKGLIDDVTLSIPPGLVESGFHGEASVITHLKGKRFTSEALTALQEAMLTRHLGSEEKKLDDKEQFVAKCFDQVVNTV, encoded by the exons ATGGCTCAAACAGTGATGAAAGGATTCACAGTCAGTGGTGTAGTGATGGCACTGACCAGAAGGGCTAGTGTCCGTAGTCTGGCCACTGCTACCAGTAAGAAAGTGGGGGGTAAGAAGAAGGAAAATGAATTGCCGCCCGAGGGGGAGGTTACCAAGTCTGTGTTCATGTCTCAATCTACTGACATCTACACCAATTTGGCTCTTGAGGACTGGATGTACCGCAATATGGACTTTAGTCGCCACCATGTGATGATGGTTTGGAGAAATGAGCCTTGTGTCGTCATTGGAAGACATCAAAACCCTTGGCTAGAAGCAAATGTCCCATTGCTCTCCGAGAGGGAAATAGCTCTTGCCCGCCGAAACAGTGGCGGGGGCACTGTGTACCATGACCGCGGCAACCTCAACATCACTTTCTTCACACCACGCGAGAGGTATGACAGGAAGTACAACTTGGAACTGGTCAAAAGAGCATTATACAGAGAATTTGGAATCAAGTCCATCATCAATGAGCGACAGGACATTGTTGTTCGTGACAAATATAAA ATATCCGGAACAGCAGCAAAGCTTGGACGTCTCACGGGGTACCACCATTGCACACTTCTAGTCAATGCCAACAAGGCAGATCTCAGTAAAGCCCTCGCTAAGCGTGAG cATGGCATACAGACGAACGCGACCGCGTCCACCCCGTCGCCGGTGCTGAACCTGGCGGAGTTGACCAGCCGGGTGACGGTGGAGGCGCTGCAGACGGCGCTGGGCTACGAGTACCTGCGCACTCCTGCGGTCAGCCTCCACGACGGCGGGCAGGAGCAGATCGCTAAGCAACGAGGATTCCAGTTCGTGAATCCTACGGATGAATGGTTCCCGG gtCTCGCGGAACTGAAGAATGAACTTCAGACCTGGGACTGGTGTTTCGGCAGGACCCCAGACTTCACAGTCAGTCGCACTTTCCCTGTGCCATTCGAGCTATTAGCTCCGTCTAAAGTGTACTCTGCCTCACAAGAACTGATAATCAATATGACTGTAGTCAAAGGACTGATTGATGACGTCACATTAAGTATCCCGCCGGGTCTAGTCGAGTCGGGATTCCACGGGGAAGCTTCAGTCATCACGCACCTGAAAGGAAAGAGGTTCACTTCCGAAGCGCTGACCGCTCTGCAAGAGGCTATGCTGACGCGGCATTTGGGCAGTGAAGAAAAGAAGTTGGACGATAAGGAACAGTTTGTAGCCAAATGTTTCGACCAAGTGGTAAATACCGTGTAA